AGATTTTAAAAAGGAATTCCCTTTTATATCTACAATCAACTTATTTTCTTTTTCTTCTATTGCTATATTATATATCTCTCGTATTGATGTTTTACTTCCACAATCACTAAGTCTGAAATTATTAAAATCATTGATTCCTATCAAAGGTTCTAATATTTTAAAAAACTTATCTTTATGTATTTTTTCATGAACTAATGTTACATATCTGCTTTCAAAAGGATTTTTTATCCAACTCATTATATATTTATATGCCCTACTTTTTGCCATAAACCTAGAATTGAACTCTGCATTTATTTCTTCTACCTCAAATATTTCTATATCTAAAGGAAGTCCTTTATTAAGAGCATATTTAAGTTTATCTGGTGGTATAGAGGAACTTGTAAAGAAATTAGAAACTTGTTCCAAAGCATGAACTCCTCTGTCTGTCCTCCCAGCAGATATCAAATTCACTTTTTCTCTTAAAACTATTTCCAAAAGTTTTTCTATTTCCCCCTGTACAGTCCTCTTTCCAGGCTGTCTCTGAAATCCATAAAACATACTTCCATCAAATCTGTATCTGATTTTTATATTTTTCATTGTCTTCTCCATAGTTCTATTTCAAAAAATGTAAAAAAAGAGACTCTCTTAGAATCTCTTATCAACAAAATGGTGCGAAGAGAGAGACTTGAACTCTCACGTCTGGGACACTAGATCCTAAGTCTAGCGCGTCTGCCAATTCCGCCATCCTCGCACGATGGTGCGTCATACAAGATTTGAACTTGTGGCAACACGATTAAAAGTCGTGTGCTCTACCAGCTGAGCTAATGACGCATATTAAATTTTAATGGGGTGATCGACGAGGCTTGAACTCGCGACAACCAGTGCCACAAACTGGCGCTCTACCAACTGAACTACGATCACCATATTTAAATTAGAAATCTGTAATCTTGGATAGTGGCGTATCTGAAGGGATTCGAACCCCTGACCCACGCCTTAGAAGGGCGTTGCTCTATCCAGCTGAGCTACAGATACACTCAGTAATCTCAAAGTGGAGCGGGAAACGAGGGTCGAACTCGCGACATTCAGCTTGGAAGGCTGACGCTCTACCAACTGAGCTATTCCCGCATAGATGGTCGGAATAGCAAGATTCGAACTTGCGGCCCTCTGCTCCCAAGGCAGATGCGCTACCGGACTGCGCTATATTCCGAGACCTTTCTTTCAAGACAAGAATGATTATATCATTTATACAAAAACATGTCAATACTTTTTTTCAAAATAATTTTAAAAAAAAAATTAATTATTTCAAAGAATTGTAGCACTTTTATAAAACTTAATAAATTTGAGATTGTGTTTTATAAAAATTAATAATATAATATCAATATATAAAGGAATTTATTTTTATTCTTCGAATATTACATTAACAACAAAAAAAAATTTTAATTTAAGGTATTTTAAATCAAAAAATTATTTTTTACTATACAAAGGAGGATTTTAATTATGAATACAAAAAAAGTTATGTCTAGTTTTTTACTAGCTTTAATGATCACTGGATGTACTTCTTCACCTTTTCTAGACGATACTGGTTCTGTAAATAGTAAAACTAAAGGAACTGCTGGAGGTGCAGCAGCAGGAGCTTTAGTAGGACAACTTATAGGAAAAGATACAAAAGGAACTCTTATTGGTGCTGGAGTAGGTGCCCTTGCTGGATTAGGATGGGGAGCTTATAGAGATCGTCAAGAGCAGGAACTTAGAGAACGTTTAAAAAATACTGAAGTACAAGTCAGCCAAAATGGAGATAATCTAAACTTAAATCTTCCAGGTGGAGTTACTTTTGCTACTGACAGTTCTAATATAGTTTCAAGTTTCTATGGACCATTAAATTCTATAGCAACTGTACTTATTCAATATCCAGAAACTAGAATCATAGTTAATGGTTATACTGATAATGTAGGAAGTGCAAGCTACAATGTAACTTTATCAGAAAAAAGAGCTGCTAGTGTTAGAAATTACCTTATTCAACAAGGTGTTTCTGCTAGAAGAATATCTTATGTAGGATATGGAATGGAAAATCCTAGAGCTACTAACAATACTGCTGCTGGAAGAGCTGAAAACAGAAGAGTGGAACTAGAAATTTTACCTATGAATTAATTTTAAAAAATTGTAATTTAAATATGGTTAACAAAACAGCTATTAAAAATTTTTAGTGGCTGTTTTTTATTATAAAAATTTTCTGTTTTTAACGTTTATTTTTTATTTTATATTTTTTTGAAAATATTTTTTTATTTTTCTTGACACAGATATTTGATAGTGATATGATGTAAAAATAAAAGTTTAAGGGGGATATTTTTTATGATCAATACAAGAAAAATAGGAATTATAGGTGCTGGGCATGTAGGAAGTCATTGTGCTTTTTCCATGATACTGCAAGGTATTTGTGATGATATAACTTTTGTAGATGTTAATGAAGAAAAAGCTGTAGCTCAAGCTCTAGACTGTATGGATACACTTGCTTTTCTTCCACATAAAGCCATTGTAAAAAGTGGTACGATAAAAGATTTAGCTGATAAAGATATTATAATAATATGTGTAGGCACTATTGATAATATTTCAAAAGATCGTCTTTTTGAACTTGATCATTCTTTAAAAATAATAAAATCATTTGTTCCTGAAATAATAAAAACAGGTTTTAATGGTCATTTTATAGTTATAACAAATCCTGTTGATATAATAACATATTATGTACAACAACTTTCAGGATTGCCATACAATCAAGTAATAGGAACTGGTACTGGTCTTGATTCTGCAAGACTTCGCAGAATATTAAGTGTTGAAACTGGAATAGATGCTCGCTCTATTCAAGCATACATGCTTGGAGAACATGGAGATTCTCAAGTAGCTGCATTTTCATCTGCTTTTATAAATGGAAAATCTCTTTTTGATCTTATAGCAGAAAAACCAGAAAAATTTTTTAATATAGATTTTGAAGCAATTGAAAAGAAAACAGCAGAAACTGGCTGGGATATTCTTTGTGGTAAAAATAGTACTGAGTTTGGAATTGCTTGTGTATGTTCTGAAATAGTCAGGGCTATTTTCCATGATGAGAAAAAAATCATCCCTTGTAGTGCTTTTCTTCAAGGAGAGTATGATACTTCTAATATATATGCTGGAGTTCCAGCTGTAATTGGAAAGGATGGTATAGAATATATAATAGAGCTTCCATTAAATGAATCAGAAAAGAAAAAGCTTTCTAATACTTTTGATATCATTAAGCATCATATAGAAAGAGGAAAAAGAGCAATAGAAGATTAATAAATATTTCTAGATACAAAATAAATGGTATAATTTAAATTATGCCATTTATTTTTCAAATTCTGCCCTATATTTTTTCAAAAAATTTTCTCCATCTATAAATCCTTGGCGATATGCTACAAGAAGTTTCTCTTTATTTTTTTCAAATCTATCTATTACAAGTGGCTTTTCTGGTGCTATTACCCATGCTTTTCCTTCTTTTTCCAATCTTGCTACTTCTTTTTGATTCTCTCTATATACTATATGGTGTCTTTTCAATAGTTCCATCATTGCTGGATATTTTCTCATCATTAAAGAACATAAAGTCTGAAATCTTATGGCAGGTTTTATAAATTTTCTATGGCGTGTAAGCACAACAATAAGCTTATCACACCCATCTTTCAGAGCCTCATTTACTGGTATAGGACTTGATGTTCCTCCATCAAGATATTTTTTTCCTTTATAATCTACAACAGGAGCTACAAGAGGTATAGAAGCTGAAGCTTTGAGCACAGTACTCCCATCTTTTAAAGAATTTTTTCTATAAAACTCAGCCTTGCCTGTTTCTGCATTCGTTACTCCAACCTTAAAATCACAGGGATTTGCAAAAAAAGCATCATAATCAAAAGGATCTATAGTTTTAGGAAGCTCATCATATAAAAAATCCATTCCAAAAAGTGAACCTTTTGTCAACAAATTATAAAAACTTAAATATCTTTTATCATTAATATATTCAGTATTTGTACGAAGAGCTCTTCCCTTTTGTTTTGATATATATGATACTCCATTTGAAGCTCCTGCTGATACACCAATTAGATAATCTGGCATAAAATTATGTTTGCTAAAGGCATCCAGCACCCCAACTGTATATACCCCCCTCATTCCACCACCTTCTAATACTAATCCTGTCTTCATAATATCCCACCTTCATATAAATATTTATAACTTATTTTACTTTATTTTTTAAAAATTTCCTATAAGAAAATATTGATAATTCTATTTTGGTTAAAAAATATTATATTTTATTCTAAATAAAAAAGATCAGGTTC
This is a stretch of genomic DNA from Fusobacterium sp.. It encodes these proteins:
- a CDS encoding OmpA family protein, giving the protein MNTKKVMSSFLLALMITGCTSSPFLDDTGSVNSKTKGTAGGAAAGALVGQLIGKDTKGTLIGAGVGALAGLGWGAYRDRQEQELRERLKNTEVQVSQNGDNLNLNLPGGVTFATDSSNIVSSFYGPLNSIATVLIQYPETRIIVNGYTDNVGSASYNVTLSEKRAASVRNYLIQQGVSARRISYVGYGMENPRATNNTAAGRAENRRVELEILPMN
- a CDS encoding patatin family protein, with product MKTGLVLEGGGMRGVYTVGVLDAFSKHNFMPDYLIGVSAGASNGVSYISKQKGRALRTNTEYINDKRYLSFYNLLTKGSLFGMDFLYDELPKTIDPFDYDAFFANPCDFKVGVTNAETGKAEFYRKNSLKDGSTVLKASASIPLVAPVVDYKGKKYLDGGTSSPIPVNEALKDGCDKLIVVLTRHRKFIKPAIRFQTLCSLMMRKYPAMMELLKRHHIVYRENQKEVARLEKEGKAWVIAPEKPLVIDRFEKNKEKLLVAYRQGFIDGENFLKKYRAEFEK
- a CDS encoding L-lactate dehydrogenase; this translates as MINTRKIGIIGAGHVGSHCAFSMILQGICDDITFVDVNEEKAVAQALDCMDTLAFLPHKAIVKSGTIKDLADKDIIIICVGTIDNISKDRLFELDHSLKIIKSFVPEIIKTGFNGHFIVITNPVDIITYYVQQLSGLPYNQVIGTGTGLDSARLRRILSVETGIDARSIQAYMLGEHGDSQVAAFSSAFINGKSLFDLIAEKPEKFFNIDFEAIEKKTAETGWDILCGKNSTEFGIACVCSEIVRAIFHDEKKIIPCSAFLQGEYDTSNIYAGVPAVIGKDGIEYIIELPLNESEKKKLSNTFDIIKHHIERGKRAIED
- the truA gene encoding tRNA pseudouridine(38-40) synthase TruA, with protein sequence MKNIKIRYRFDGSMFYGFQRQPGKRTVQGEIEKLLEIVLREKVNLISAGRTDRGVHALEQVSNFFTSSSIPPDKLKYALNKGLPLDIEIFEVEEINAEFNSRFMAKSRAYKYIMSWIKNPFESRYVTLVHEKIHKDKFFKILEPLIGINDFNNFRLSDCGSKTSIREIYNIAIEEKENKLIVDIKGNSFLKSQIRIMMGTALNVYFENNDENYLKDMLENPNKSFIKKVAEPYGLYLSEVNY